A single Silvibacterium dinghuense DNA region contains:
- the hxlB gene encoding 6-phospho-3-hexuloisomerase produces MTVAELALEPRTLILEELQRCMDAVAETELLEAQRAILHAPRIFTAGAGRSGLALKMVAMRLMHLGLTVHVAGEVTTPAISAGDLLILASGSGTTSSVVHAAQVAKHAGAKLLVFTTAPESPLGLLADFRIIIPAAAKQEHDGVLSRQYAGALFEQSVLLLADVLFHQMWREHGESAASLWTRHANLE; encoded by the coding sequence ATGACTGTTGCAGAACTCGCTCTTGAACCTCGCACGCTGATTCTCGAAGAACTGCAGCGCTGCATGGATGCTGTTGCAGAGACGGAGCTGCTGGAAGCGCAGCGTGCGATCCTGCATGCGCCGCGCATCTTCACCGCAGGCGCAGGCCGCAGCGGACTTGCTCTCAAGATGGTTGCGATGCGGCTGATGCACCTTGGGCTTACCGTGCATGTCGCGGGTGAGGTGACGACTCCGGCGATCAGCGCAGGAGATCTGCTGATCCTCGCGTCCGGCTCCGGCACGACGTCGAGCGTCGTGCATGCGGCGCAGGTCGCCAAGCATGCCGGCGCGAAGCTGCTCGTTTTCACCACGGCTCCCGAATCGCCGCTTGGCCTGCTGGCCGATTTCCGGATCATCATTCCCGCGGCAGCCAAGCAGGAACATGACGGCGTGCTCTCGCGGCAATATGCCGGCGCGCTTTTCGAGCAGAGCGTGCTGCTGCTTGCCGATGTCCTCTTTCACCAGATGTGGCGCGAGCACGGCGAATCCGCCGCATCTCTCTGGACGCGCCACGCCAACCTTGAATAA
- a CDS encoding LysR family transcriptional regulator, producing the protein MIIRNFEYLLALAKERHFARAAAACGVSQPTLSGGIKQLEEDMDVLIVRRGRAFEGFTVEGERVLAWAQQMMNDCLRLKQELRTFRENGMQGAFRIGVLPATTPLGSTLSVPFAEQAPALDLSIRTASAPELLNLLRAGELDIALTYVDESASEGLATHLLYRERMFFFTAAQEPLAARISWEDVVTQPLCLLASSFPASLAEHLAQAPKVLYTDSPSVLAAHVRSGKWAAILPQSLAGALTPSPKLRAIPLRKSAATEANVGFVTTRLTPLPAPVHAFMELAHSPKVVSAIREMLDAHRPYLASVKRPIAR; encoded by the coding sequence ATGATCATCCGCAACTTTGAGTACCTTCTTGCGCTTGCGAAGGAGCGCCATTTTGCGCGGGCTGCCGCGGCATGCGGTGTTTCGCAGCCTACGCTTTCCGGCGGCATCAAGCAGTTGGAAGAAGACATGGATGTGCTCATCGTGCGGCGTGGCCGCGCGTTCGAGGGCTTCACCGTGGAAGGCGAGCGGGTGCTGGCCTGGGCGCAGCAGATGATGAACGACTGTCTGCGCCTGAAGCAGGAGCTGCGGACCTTCCGCGAAAACGGCATGCAGGGCGCGTTCCGCATTGGTGTGCTGCCGGCGACCACGCCGCTCGGTTCGACACTCAGTGTTCCTTTCGCTGAGCAGGCGCCTGCGCTCGATCTCTCCATCCGCACGGCGAGCGCGCCGGAGCTGTTGAACCTGCTGCGCGCCGGAGAGCTGGACATCGCACTTACCTATGTCGATGAGTCCGCCAGTGAAGGGCTGGCCACGCATCTGCTCTACCGCGAGCGCATGTTCTTTTTCACCGCTGCGCAGGAGCCGCTGGCGGCACGCATCTCCTGGGAGGACGTGGTGACGCAGCCGCTCTGCCTGCTCGCTTCCAGCTTTCCCGCATCGCTGGCCGAGCACCTGGCGCAGGCCCCGAAGGTGCTCTATACGGATTCACCCTCCGTGCTGGCTGCGCATGTGCGGTCGGGGAAGTGGGCGGCGATTCTGCCCCAGTCATTGGCCGGAGCGCTGACGCCGTCACCGAAGCTGCGCGCGATTCCTCTACGCAAGAGCGCGGCGACGGAGGCGAATGTCGGCTTTGTCACCACCCGTCTCACACCGCTTCCCGCGCCGGTGCACGCGTTCATGGAGCTGGCGCACTCGCCGAAGGTGGTCAGCGCGATTCGTGAGATGCTCGATGCGCACAGACCGTATCTGGCTTCGGTGAAAAGGCCCATCGCTCGATAG
- a CDS encoding prolyl oligopeptidase family serine peptidase — protein sequence MPLRSALVAPLAGFLALAPFASAQSFTLQQVLRAPFSSNLTAAPQGHSFAWVSNAEGRRNLWVSVDDQARQLTHDTADDGIDLGNLTWTPDGASVVYVRGGDFEFPEKPSPNPARLKDGIEQQIWIAPVHGGEPRLLTSGQAPQVSPDGKTLAYLLKDQVWTLDLTQTGAKPAQLFVGRGKEDDLQWAPDGHALAFVSRRGDHSFIGVFTLSVGQVSYLDPGTEEDSNPAWSPNSRQVAFLRVPPEVGNSYFRAHRTDVPWSICVADAETGQGRELWRAQEGQGSVFHDVATDRQLYWTASNHLVFPWERTGWLHLYAVPVTGGEATELTPGSFEVEHVALGSDHDSLVYSSNQGDIDRRHVWQVAAAGGTPKPITTGQGIEVFPAVSGDGAIAVLRSDARLPMRPATIDGDGLHDLAPQLIPADFPAAQLVVPEPVMLTAADGLELHGQIFLPAAAHDGKRHPALIFFHGGSRRQMLLGWHCMDYYSNAYAMNQYLASLGYIVLSVNYRSGIGYGLNFREALHYGASGASEFNDVLGAGLYLRGRADVDPARIGVWGGSYGGYLTALALSRASDLFAAGVDFHGVHDWNLELENWQEPTYDPNADANAVRVGWESSPLATVKDWRSPVLLIQGDDDRNVQFSQTVRLAAALRAQHTPFEELVFPDEIHGFLLYRDWLAAYTAEAKFFARYFHPQP from the coding sequence ATGCCGCTGCGTTCTGCCCTGGTCGCTCCCCTTGCCGGTTTTCTTGCGCTGGCCCCGTTCGCATCCGCGCAGTCCTTTACCCTGCAGCAGGTGCTCCGTGCGCCGTTCAGCTCGAACCTGACCGCCGCGCCCCAAGGACACAGCTTTGCCTGGGTTTCCAACGCAGAGGGACGCCGCAATCTCTGGGTTTCGGTCGACGATCAGGCACGCCAGCTTACGCACGATACTGCCGACGATGGCATCGATCTGGGCAATCTGACCTGGACGCCGGATGGCGCATCGGTCGTCTACGTGCGCGGCGGCGATTTCGAGTTTCCGGAGAAGCCCTCGCCGAATCCGGCGCGGCTCAAGGACGGAATCGAGCAGCAGATCTGGATTGCGCCGGTCCATGGCGGAGAGCCTCGCCTGCTCACCAGCGGGCAGGCGCCACAGGTTTCCCCCGACGGTAAGACGCTGGCCTATCTCCTCAAGGACCAGGTCTGGACTCTCGACCTGACTCAGACCGGGGCAAAGCCGGCTCAGCTCTTCGTGGGGCGCGGCAAGGAAGACGATCTCCAATGGGCTCCCGATGGGCATGCGCTTGCGTTTGTCAGCCGTCGTGGAGACCACAGCTTCATCGGGGTGTTTACTCTTTCGGTCGGGCAGGTTTCCTATCTCGATCCGGGCACGGAGGAGGACAGCAATCCCGCCTGGTCGCCCAATAGCCGCCAGGTAGCCTTTCTCCGCGTTCCGCCCGAGGTCGGCAACTCTTACTTTCGCGCCCATCGCACCGATGTGCCATGGTCGATCTGCGTTGCCGATGCCGAGACAGGCCAGGGGCGCGAGCTATGGCGCGCACAGGAGGGACAGGGGAGCGTCTTTCACGACGTCGCCACCGATCGCCAGCTCTACTGGACCGCCTCAAACCATCTCGTCTTTCCATGGGAACGGACGGGATGGCTGCATCTCTACGCGGTTCCGGTGACCGGCGGTGAGGCGACCGAGCTTACTCCGGGAAGCTTCGAGGTAGAGCATGTCGCGCTTGGCTCCGATCACGATTCGCTCGTCTATTCCTCGAATCAGGGCGATATCGACCGCCGCCACGTCTGGCAGGTCGCTGCTGCGGGCGGCACGCCGAAGCCGATCACCACCGGGCAGGGAATTGAGGTCTTTCCTGCTGTTTCCGGCGATGGCGCGATCGCCGTTCTACGCTCGGATGCGCGTCTGCCCATGCGTCCGGCCACGATCGATGGAGACGGCCTGCACGATCTTGCCCCGCAGCTCATTCCTGCGGATTTTCCTGCTGCGCAACTCGTGGTGCCCGAGCCGGTGATGCTCACCGCCGCCGATGGTCTCGAGCTTCATGGTCAGATCTTTCTGCCTGCTGCTGCGCATGATGGCAAGCGCCATCCCGCGCTGATCTTCTTCCATGGAGGATCGCGCCGCCAGATGCTTCTCGGATGGCATTGCATGGACTACTACTCCAATGCCTATGCGATGAATCAGTATCTGGCCAGCCTTGGCTACATCGTGCTCTCGGTGAACTATCGCAGCGGCATCGGGTATGGGCTCAACTTCCGCGAGGCGCTGCACTATGGCGCCAGCGGCGCGAGCGAGTTCAACGATGTGCTCGGCGCCGGGCTCTACCTGCGCGGACGGGCGGATGTCGATCCGGCGCGCATCGGCGTGTGGGGAGGCAGTTATGGCGGCTATCTCACTGCGCTCGCGCTCTCCCGCGCCTCCGATCTCTTTGCGGCAGGTGTTGATTTCCATGGCGTGCATGACTGGAACCTGGAACTTGAGAACTGGCAGGAGCCGACCTACGATCCGAATGCCGATGCCAACGCGGTGCGTGTCGGCTGGGAGTCTTCACCGCTCGCGACGGTGAAGGACTGGCGTTCGCCGGTGCTGCTTATCCAGGGTGACGACGATCGCAATGTGCAGTTCTCGCAGACGGTGCGCCTGGCTGCGGCGCTGCGTGCGCAGCACACGCCATTCGAGGAACTGGTTTTCCCCGATGAAATCCATGGCTTTCTTCTCTACCGCGACTGGCTTGCCGCCTACACGGCCGAGGCGAAGTTCTTTGCCAGGTACTTCCATCCTCAGCCTTAG
- a CDS encoding CopG family transcriptional regulator, producing MRTLVDIPAEDLDLMHDIVGRLGISRAELVRRAITSYLAPYRGQMTHEAFGLWTSSHSGESEDGVAYQERMRSEW from the coding sequence ATGCGCACACTCGTCGACATTCCAGCGGAAGATCTGGATCTCATGCACGATATTGTGGGCAGGCTGGGCATTTCGCGGGCTGAACTGGTACGGCGTGCGATCACCTCTTACCTTGCGCCTTATCGCGGCCAGATGACCCACGAAGCCTTTGGCCTGTGGACCTCTTCCCATAGCGGCGAGAGCGAAGACGGCGTGGCCTACCAGGAGAGGATGCGATCCGAGTGGTAG
- a CDS encoding type II toxin-antitoxin system VapC family toxin, with the protein MVDAPVLFDTNILIDYLNGILAARRVCQQHGNRAISIISWMEVMAGTTAANEVQTRSFLQQFAVLGVDTAVAERAFAIRKHTRIKLPDAIIQATAQGDGRTLFTRNTRDFPPGTPGVIAPYSL; encoded by the coding sequence GTGGTAGACGCTCCTGTCCTGTTCGATACGAATATCCTGATCGACTACCTGAACGGCATCCTGGCCGCCCGCCGGGTCTGCCAACAGCACGGCAACCGCGCCATCAGCATCATTTCCTGGATGGAGGTGATGGCCGGAACCACAGCCGCGAACGAAGTTCAGACGCGGAGTTTTCTGCAGCAGTTTGCGGTTCTGGGAGTAGACACAGCCGTAGCCGAACGCGCCTTTGCCATACGGAAGCATACGCGGATAAAACTGCCGGACGCGATCATTCAGGCCACAGCACAGGGCGATGGAAGAACGCTGTTCACGAGAAACACGCGAGACTTCCCTCCGGGCACGCCCGGAGTCATTGCGCCTTATTCGTTGTGA
- a CDS encoding OmpA family protein yields the protein MSDKKTMIGIPKPMALSALLVAASLGMPAMAQSSGTAQVNTGATAGQATQGQSAQPNPNDNSTYATGQPLQTKSNEGFWGHMNPFARKKWVKRQLDPVKDRLNELDQLQAKNANDIKDVDARAQAGIHQAQSTADQANQTAVAANNTATQANQLATQASDRTGQLTTTVNGLDQYQKVNDTEIRFRPGQTVLNAKAKDALSQIATQLQGQKGYIVEVAGYSHARGQAGIQNSQHMADAVVRYLAEQQIPVYRIHQVAMGNAPLDDAEGTHGSVVRVTLMQNSLATSNTSSSNGGSPIGATQSSTQPSPQGAASQQAVSQR from the coding sequence ATGAGCGATAAGAAAACGATGATCGGAATCCCCAAACCCATGGCTCTTTCGGCTCTGCTCGTTGCAGCCAGCCTGGGTATGCCTGCGATGGCCCAATCTTCGGGTACGGCGCAGGTGAATACCGGCGCGACCGCCGGTCAGGCGACGCAGGGGCAGTCTGCTCAGCCGAATCCGAATGACAACAGCACCTACGCCACCGGGCAGCCTCTCCAGACGAAGTCGAACGAGGGCTTCTGGGGGCATATGAACCCCTTTGCCCGCAAGAAGTGGGTAAAGCGGCAGCTCGATCCAGTCAAGGATCGTCTGAATGAGCTCGATCAGCTTCAGGCGAAGAATGCCAACGATATTAAAGACGTAGATGCCCGTGCTCAGGCCGGCATCCACCAGGCGCAGTCCACCGCCGACCAGGCCAATCAGACCGCAGTGGCCGCGAATAACACCGCGACTCAGGCGAATCAGCTGGCTACGCAGGCAAGCGACCGCACCGGTCAGCTCACCACAACTGTCAATGGTCTTGACCAGTACCAGAAGGTCAACGACACCGAAATCCGCTTCCGTCCCGGCCAGACTGTGCTGAACGCCAAGGCCAAAGACGCCCTCAGCCAGATCGCAACCCAGCTGCAGGGGCAGAAGGGTTACATCGTCGAAGTCGCCGGTTATTCCCATGCCCGTGGGCAGGCCGGTATCCAGAACTCACAGCATATGGCCGATGCGGTTGTCCGCTACCTGGCCGAACAGCAGATTCCGGTCTATCGCATCCACCAGGTTGCGATGGGCAACGCCCCTCTTGACGATGCAGAAGGCACGCACGGCAGTGTTGTACGCGTGACCCTGATGCAAAACAGTTTAGCGACCTCGAATACGTCATCCTCGAATGGCGGTTCGCCGATTGGTGCGACGCAGTCGTCCACGCAGCCCTCCCCCCAGGGTGCTGCGTCGCAGCAAGCGGTTTCTCAACGGTAA